CCTCGGGCAGTTTGATTGCATAGCAAAAGAGTAAAAATGCTATGTTACACAAACAGCCCAAAGGCTTTAAATAGTCGTCACCGCAGAATCACACCAAAAGGTGGATTTGCATTAAAAGTAAAAGAATCATATATAAACTAAGCTTATCAAAGGTTTTATTCTAAATCAAGTCCAGGTTCAACCTCATGTGGGACATGAGTAAAAAATGCGATTTCATTGTCTTCCGCAAGCTCCTCCAGCTTTTCAAATTCACTTTTTGAGATGATTACACGTAAATCATGATTATCTAATTCTAAATATACAGGCAATGCGTCCTTAGCTTTCATTTCAATACTTTTAGTTAAAACAAGTTTTACATTTTTCTTGTACGAAGCCCCTTGCTCAATCAAAGAAACCTTCGTAAGTCCTACAAAAAGGAATAGTTCCAATTCCCCTTGGTCGTTCTCGAAAATGTTTTTAATTCGAGCGAATACATATTCATTAGTTTGCATGCGATTACACTACTTTCTGTCTTCATTATGTTTCAAACAACATATTTTATGGAAAAAGGGAACACTAATGGTTATATAAACAATAGCGAATCTGTAGCCTATATGCAACAAAAATAATACATCAATTTAAATCAATATTCGACATTCAGTACACAAGGAATAGGTACAAAGAAACAGCTAGTCTCGTTTTCAGAGATTAGCTGCACAATTCACTTAAATATAACTTGATTTTTCCCACTATTCTTTGCTTCATACATTCGTTCATCTGCTTGCTTAATAAGCAAATGACTATTCCCTTTTCCTCGTGCAACACCCACGCTGACGGTTACTCCCGCTTTCTTCTCAACTTGGCGGCAAAATCGTCCAGCTAATTCTTCAGCATCACCGTTGTATACGATTCCAACCAATTCTTCGCCCCCGAACCTGCAGCCGTAACCACTTTCCTCAAGCACTTCTTGTAGTAGACTGGAGACCTTTATCAAGACAGCGTCCCCCTCATCATGCCCTTTTGTATCGTTTAACTGCTTAAAGTTATCAATATCTGCAAAGATGATACCAATTTCTTGTCTTTCGGCTAATTGTTCCGCCTTTTTTTCCATGTATGCTTTATTATATAAACCTGTCAAGCCATCGGTCATACTATTGATACTTGCAGCCCTTAACATGAAAACGACACGCTCGAAGAATCTAAACATCTCGTAACAAAGCAACATGAATAAAAAGAAGCTAAATAGAAAACGTCCACCGTTATATGGAAGTAAATTACCGATGAAGTTTAGTATTCCCAATATCAAAAAAGAAATGGCCAATATATTTTCCTTCAAGAAGCCTTCTCTTATCTCATACAATAAGAACGCCCCATACATCAATAGTGATAGTCCAACTATTACGCCAGCGAGATTTGCAGGAAACAGAAGCGATATGACCGTCACCAGTAACATTACGGTATACGTCCACTGTTGTCTGATAAGTAATGCCTTAGAAAAGTACAGATTAGCCCCGACCGATACTAGAACTGAAATAGTGGCGAGATGAAAGGGAAGACTCCAGAACGGTAAAGCTTCCCCGGACGCCCATCTGTAGGGGAAAAAGGCTATGCTGGCATTAACGAGAAAAATAACCCCTAAAGTTAAATCATTAGTTCGTTTTGTTTTACTGAATAATTGAATGGATAATGCTGTCATCAGTAGTAATACAACGGGTATGTATATCAACGGCAGTGCAATTATGTCGATAGAAAATAACTTCATTTCTACCCCTCCTAACTTCCTTTATTCATACTCCTGATATCTTCGGCTATTATAATTTCAGTTTCTATTCGTCGATTCAAAATTTCCAATTCCATCTCTATTTTTAATTGATTATTTTCATCTACTATTTTTTCTAAGTCACTGAAATCATTAATAGGATATTTCAATAACTCTCTTATTTGGTAATGCAATGAGTGTTTTTGCATTAGACCTTCTTTTCTCGCCACTTCTAACACGCTTGCAAGCTCAGTGAATGCATCTTCGTACTTATACATTAAGGGTCCATATACATTCGGTCGTTCTCTGTACAAACGCAGTATATAATCTAGTTCATGACATGTTTCATAACATAGACTTTCTTTATATCCAATCTTCAACCAATCAATATTTTTACCTAATATACGCTTTGATTTCATTAACTTCTCTTCCGCTAATTCTCCAACTGCAGGAGGTTTAACTCTAACAGTTTTAATTCTTAAATCCCCAAATACTATGTGGTAGACGAGAAATAGCAAAGAAAACACTGCTAATTGTTTCGCTGAAATATACGACGTACTATGAAGTATCATCATAAACATAAACAATAGCGCTAAGATTAATGATATATATCTTCTGTTTTTTTTCATAGCTACCCCTTCTTTTCTTTGTATATCGATATCCTCATAATATGTTGTGTTTTTTTTATCCTCATGAATGCTTTCATGAGGAATCGATTTTTCGTAATCTAGTCTTTCACAGCAATTTGGTAGCGTCTGAAATCCGAATTTCACCATGCTATCAGCTACTTCTATACCCAAACCTCAACAATCACAGGATCATCGTTAGGGTCACGGTCAAGTCTCTGCATATGTGGCGGGATAGTATTTTTAATAGCCGCGTATGATGATTCTAAGTGTACGAAGTACAGTTCACTACTTTCTCCGGCAAAACTTTTAAATCTAAACTGGTTATAAATCTCTATAATTCACGTTTATTTTTAAGCCCAATGCCTAATCTATTAAGTACGTCCAAATATATAAATGTGATTATGCAATAAATAGATATACTCAATGCTATCCACCCTTTGATATCTTTGGAGTGTAAAAAATATATAGCGATCGTTAAAAAACCAGTTATTAGTAGTAAATCTAATACCGGTTCAAAATCTTTCTTCATTTTATTTACAATTTGATTTTTATTCATCAGTCTCCCCCTAGTATCGAATAATGTGTTAGGAATCCATCTTAGCAAGAAAATCAGCCTTGTAGGCATCTAATGTGTCTAAACCACCGCCGGTTAGCAGCGCTTAATGGGCGAAATACAAAGATGTTATTTTTTTAAAGAAAGTCCTTTGTTATGGGGATATATTATCGCTAATCCAAAGATAAACATTATCTCCCACTTCCGTATCATTCCACCCCCACATCTCAGCAAGTTTTATAATATGATTAGGTAATTCATTTGCTATCCTATTAGTTTCTGATTCACTTGGTTTTCTTCCTAAAACCTGTACGAATGAGTCGTGGATACAAAATTGCTTATTTTTTAATTGTATCTTCTTTTCAGTTGGCATATTTTTTACCCCTTAATTTTTTAATAATGACAAACATTTTATGAAGCTTCTCATCAGCTTTAATCTCATAATGTTTAAAGTAATTCCATGAAGCCCCCATAATCAACTTCCTTTCTGATACGACGTATCTTTAGGGCACAAAAATCTTGAACCGCGTATTAATCACAATTCATTAATGGGTAAATAAATAGTTCATCCAATGCTTTATTAAATAATAGGCTAATGGTAATAGTATCAAATACAAGACAAGCTTCACGACATTTATGATTATTATTTTTCTTTTTTCTTCAGGCATAGCAACATTATTAAAAGTGATAAAAAGAACTGTTACTAAAAGCATAATGAATAAAATATAGCCAAAGATTATTTGCAATATCACGTTATTTCCTCTCCTTTGTTGCAAGGTAATGCCAGTTAGCGAATAAGCTGTTATTTCTTTACCCTCGCAACAGAATCTGCTTCCAAAGTCTCTATTCTCTGTTTCATAAGGTTTACTCCATCCTTTATAACAGAAACATGTTTCTTCTTAACTTTGGCCATCTCCATCATTTCAATAGAACTCTTTCTACTTCTTTCCTCATCTTGCCTTGAGCGTACGCCAGGTCTATAATGCCTTTGTCGTAGTCTTCCATGAAGCCAAGGTAACTAACTGAACTATGAATTACGTTCATACCCCCAAGTCCAGAAGTAACGTTCTGTACTATAAACATGGTCATGAAACTATTTGCTGCAATAAAGATAAACAAGGCAAGTATGATTAATATCCTTTTGACTCTTAGACTAGGTTTTTTAATGAAATTTCGCATATCTCTTTATCAACACCTTCTGGAAATTTTCTATAACTCTAGACTACTGACCAATTTAAAATAAGACATATTTTTTCCCTGTCTTTTGTAATGTGAACTCCAAAGCCGTGGCTTTCATAGTAATTCTTTACATTATCTAAAATGGAAGGGGAGTTGTCTAAAAATTGCTCCCAACTGCCCCCCTCCTTTACTACGCCTAATGTTCGAAATGCGACTTATTTAACTCTAACAATCTCACCATCTATATATTTATACATAATGCTGTTATTATCTTCTTCGAACTTACTTTCAATATGCTCAGCGGATACTATAATGTTTGCTAATACATCTGTAAAAAAATGTTCTATTAATTTATCGTAATTTTTTACGCAACATTGAAATGTCCAAACACCTGTATTCATATCAATTTTTCGTTCAAAACCGTCAATAGCTTGTTCATTAAGGTATTCTCCTGTTTCCCAACCTGTCGGCATATACGCTGATGTTCCTGTTGGGATCAAATCAGACCTTTTTATTTTTGTGAACTTATCCAAAAATGAAAAATGAACTACATAATCAGAAAAATATGCTTCCTCATTGTTGATTTTATTAATCATTTGTCTAAATTCTTTTTTTACTGTGACTTTAATTCGTAATCCTGTGTACATTTCCTTATCTCCTTTTTGCGTCACATAATGTGTCTACTTGTGTTGTTCGGTCGTACTGTTCAACACTTACATAGAAAATAATTTTTCAATTAAGGTATCCGATTCATGTTTAAGTTCCCAAACAGGTTCCTTTAAGGGTTCTTCTACTTTTTCATGTAGCGTAAGAACAATAGCAGAAATCTCTCCTAACCTTTCAATTGCTTCATACTTATTGATTTTAGGATTAATTGTTCCATAAAACTGGCTTTTAATTTCCTTCACTCGATAATCCATAACCTCTTTTAAAATTTGAATGTCAATTTTCATTTAATATATCCCCCACATAGTTAGTGTCTACAGTGTAGTTTAATCACTCTGTATGTATTTCGCTATACTTCCTTGCCACCGCTTAAATACTCAATAGAAAGCTTATGTTCACACGCACTGCATAAGTTCATCTCTAGTTCGTCCAGCCACCAACAAGGTCCGGCTTCTGTTACACAAGCATTTTGGTCTGAACACCCACATATCCTGCATACTCCCTCACCTAGCATGTTCTTTCACCACCTTTCGAGTTACACCGTGGTCTTACTACATATCTTTTTGCCTTATTTAACAAATGCAAAATAACCGACAACAGCTGCTATTGTGAACGTCATCGAAATAACAATTATAGAAATCCTATGGGGATAAACATCTAGCTCCAACCTATTAAGTGAATGCTCTAATACTTTCATAATCATCCCCCTATACTCGTCTGTTGTGTTTCAAGACCAAATTAGTATCAAAACGCAGTTCACCATTAAAGCTATGACAACTGTAACTGATAGGATCATAGAAGTTCCTACCGACATTTTTATGACACTTTTTAAAAATGTAAGTCTAAATAGTTCTCGAAATCTGTAAACCTTTTCATCAGCTATAATGATTGAAGTTTTCTTCATTTATAAAACCTCCGACATAGTTTACCTTCTTTGCCTTACTAGGTGTTGTAAACTTTCCTTATTTCACTTCTACTAGTAAAAAACTATCTTGAATCGATATATCAATCACCTGAAATCCTTGTGATTGGAAGAACCCTTTAAATTCAGCTATCATACTATTATTCACAATATTTTTCGAGAATTCTATTTTATCGTCATTAGACATTATGAAATTTATGAGTTTTCTAAAATCATGAATCTCCATTTCTTCATAGGCAATTTTTTGTTTTAGCCATTTAAACAAAAAAGGTCTTGTAAAGAATTTTTCTTCTGCTAAAACCCCTACATCTATTGCATAGCAAGGGTCGTAATCGCTAACAAAAAAAAGATCGAAGTAAAAGCTAAAGTAATAGGAATTATTTGTTTTAATTTTATCTTTCATATCGAAAAAATTAACAATTTGTTCTTTTTTATTACTCAATTCATCTAATACACACGTATTCATAGTATCTTGTAGGATTTTTATACATTTATTAACCATGATGCTGTTATGTTCCTCTCGTTGCATAAATTCTTTCTTCATATAAGTCTCCCCCAACATGTTATTTCTTCTTTCCGCAGCCTATTAATAAAATTGGCAAAATTATAAAAATAGTAATCTCCTCGTACTACGCATTAATCAGTTTTGGACTTTCATAAATCGTAGCTTCCATAAAGTATTTTACAATATTCCCCCCACGTCGTACCCTCATTCCTGCATCTAATGTGTCTAAACCACCGCCGGTTAGCAGGCGAACTACAAAGATGTTATTTTTCTAATTCAATTCCTATCATCCGAATCCCCTAAGTACGGAAAATACCTTTTAGAGCGGATGAACCTTCTTTCAAAAATATACAAAGAAAAATCAATTTCATCGTATTTCACTTTGTATATTTTTGAAAATGCCTCTGAACATAACCCTCAGAGGCATTTTCATGTTGTATTAATGGGTTACGTTTGAATTAAAATCAGAGTATGAAGAATTATCCCCATGATAGAAAAGAACGTCACCGTCTATCAAGTTGAAATTATTGCCGTATGGATCATTGAAATTGTATTTGAAGCCTTCCATCTTCCACTGGTTTGCAAGTGGGCCTTTATGGTACTGCAACCGTGGATTTTCTGTATCTCCATTATCAATGGTTTCAATATTGAAGTTCACAATGACATATCCATCTTGCAAGAAAATAGGTGATTTCTTTGTTAGACGGTGTTCAACACCATAACCCGCAATATCACGCCCTTGATCCACCACATAAATGTCCGCTGGTAAACTGTACTCTCCATACCATTGTTGTTCCCTAGCCTTTACATCGACGGGAGGAACCATAGAAGTAGACGGGACAAGAGTTGCATCGGGTCCAATTAACGTGCGAAGATTCCAGTTAAGTATCTGCCAACTATATGTTCCAGTTGTCTTTTTCTTCTTGGAATAGTTCCGTTCAAAATTACGGATGAATGTTGGTTTCGTTGTTTTATCAACAAGCGTTCGATAACCGTATTCATCAGGATGACGGTACGTGAAGTCGGCTGTATCCGCCAGTTGCTTCTTATCCATATTTCGAAGAGGTTCATTCAAAGTTACTTCGCGGTACTCTTTGTCCTTATCAGAACCAATCTTCACGAAGTAATTCGCATCTGAATGATAATACACGTCAACTGGGCGGCGATCTGTTCCATCCTTTTTCACAAAATAGAAAGAAGGTACAATACGAACTGCATCATTCGAGTTCCACAGATTACCTTTTGATTTCATATCGAATTTAAACTGATAGCCCGTCTTAACTGCGACGTTCTTCATTTCATTCGGATAACCTTTAGGGTGACTGCCATGACGGACGGGCAACGTAAACGGTGCTTTGTTACCCCGTATGTCACCATCAATCATTTTGTCACCAACCCAATAGTAATTACCGGTATGCTCAATCAACCCTTCTGTCGTTCGGAAAACGGGACCCCATTGGAAATCAAGAATATCCGTTACCCGGAAGTCGTAGAGACGACCGACGACATCAACTGCAATAGTATCGTAAGCCACGTGATTTGCCATGATTTCATCCGGTGTTCGATACGTTAGATTCAAGTTGGCGTGGTGCTCTTGTGGCAACAAAGCTGGTGCGTTGATAGCTACCGTTCGATAATCGACTGTGTAAGCTGCTTCTGGAACCCATACAGGCAAGAAGAAGTTAACTGTCTCGATATGAATTGGAACGGTAATCCAGGTGTCCTTCGGGTAAAACGCTAGTTTTGTTTCTGAATAAACATCGAACGGAAACTTCACTTGTTTTTCCCTTACATACTTGGCAAAATCACGATTTCCATAACCAGGAGCCATTGCCACTTGCAAATGTTGTCCATTTGTCGGTAAGGACACGCTGAACGGTCGGTCCAATATGAACGCATGACGGTCGGCATCAGGATTAGGTGGAGTAGCCCGCTTGGGTGGTTCAGTACGTTGGTCATGCTCTTTATCGTCCGATGCCCTGGCATACATGACAACAGGTGTATGAACAGTGACAGTATTGATCTTTCCAGGTGAATGCCCTGTTACCGATAAGGAACCGCTTGATACATTGATAGTAAATACACTTCGATAGTTTGCAGTAATGGAACTTGCTGTTTGCCATTTGTTCACTTTCAATGGATCTATAAGCAGTGATGTTTGAGATACAGGTACTTGGGGTGCAAGAGGTACATCTGTAGGCCTTGGCGCATCAAGTGATGCAAGGTCATCCCTCATCGAAATGTTTCCGTCTACTTCCACGAAATCATTTTTAACGTCTGGAGGACGACTCCCCATATTGGCTTCCCCGCTAATATCTTCAGAGGGTTCGCCTGCAGGTTCCCCATCGATCGTTTCTTCACCTAAATAAATCCCTTCACACATTTGTGGAAACACATGTGCATCCGTACTTGGATCATGTGTACCGCTTGCGGTAGGTTGTTGTGGATTCTGAACAGTTACTTGGCCATTCGGCAAAGCATAGTTCTTGAACACCGCTTCAATGAAACCATAAACGTTTAGGTGTCCCACCAACCAATAGGAGATATTATACGGATCTTGTATAGGTACTTCTTTTCGTACATGTTCATAATTGACAGTAGTAGTCGTTTTTCCATCTTCGTCTTCTTCTGAGACATCTTCCCAACGATAGATATAATCTTTTGTTACTTTGAAATCATACGTGACTGTTCCCGTCATACCTGCATAACGGTAATCCGCTAAATACTTTTCGGAATGTCCGTTGACTTTTAGATATTCCGAAGAGGGTATACCGTACTGCAACACATTAAACTGGCTACTTTCATGAGACTCAGTAATCTTTCCATTTGGATCGGCTGTCATATTCGCTCCCGAGCTAGACATTCCGTTCGATTCACTCACTTGCGTATCGATCGAACAAAATAAATCAGGTGGAGGAATCGGCGGCGGCCCTGGGTCGTTAGTTTCATTACATTCTTCTGTTGCAGGGTCACATTTGTCACCTGGTTCCTCACAATCTTCTTTGTCAGGATCACAAACAGGCTTTTCTTCATCCAGCGTGAATGTGAGAGTTAACTTGAAGTCGGTGTTGTTATAGTACCCTCCTCGTTCCCCTTCATTACATGGATACCACTTGCGTTCTACCCCCGTAGGACTTTCTGTTTTCGATCCGGTTTGATAAACCAAGTCTTTTCCACTTGCGAGGGCTGCATCATACATATCCTGCCCGAATTGTGCAACTATTTCAGAACGGTATTCAGACACGGAATATTTTTTATCTCGACCACTGTCAGAAGTGACAGTGACTATATCTTTATTCCACACACCCTTTTCATCACAGATTAAGTCATAGGCACTCCATCCCGTTCGACCCGGCACATCTCCAGCTGAGTCTACATATTCCAGAATTTCAGCCACTGTTTGTGGGCCTGGATGCTCATTTGGATCATGTGCCAAAATATCTTTAATCACATAAGTCCCGCCAGGTGCTAAAGCTGCATATGTCACCGGAGTGTTAATAATTCCAATAGAATTATAAAACAATAGGACTAACAAAACTGATATTAAGCGTTTTTTCAAGTAGCAACCTCCCTTCTCGTCCCTACTTTTTTTGGTTACTTTTTATTTACTTAATATGTCAGAAACCCTAAATACAAACAATTTTCTTCATAGTCGAAATACATTGCATACTTCACTGCATCATCGTCTGTGTTTGTAATCATTTGACCAGTTGTAACTACTTGGTTATGCATTGCTATAAGGTCAGCTAGTGAAACCTGTAAAATTTTTGCTTGATTTTTTAGATAGACACCCTTTGAGGACTTTATGTTTGTTGTCGATGTTGTTCGATTTAATCCATTTTGAACAAAATAAGTATTAAATTCCTTCTTCATGTTCTTAGAAAATGTCATTCTATCTGTCTGTCCTGCCGGTAAAGGTACATCAGTTCCATGAGCATAGCGGAACATTACTAACTCACTAAGAATTTGTTCATTCGTTAAAGCATTCAATTCTGCTTCTGTCATTGAATTTAAATCTAAAGGTTCATTCACTTGATTCATCGCCCGATACATAAACACCGCATAATGCGCCCGTGTTAGTGGAGCGTTCGGTTTAAAAAGACCGTTATCACCGGTAGTTATTTCATTAGCGTAAATTGCGCTCACATAATCATAAGCCGAATGATTTTTAGGGACATCTGGGAAATCCTTACTCGCTTTTCCTTTTAAAT
This genomic window from Sporosarcina sp. FSL K6-1508 contains:
- a CDS encoding DUF5704 domain-containing protein — its product is MKKRLISVLLVLLFYNSIGIINTPVTYAALAPGGTYVIKDILAHDPNEHPGPQTVAEILEYVDSAGDVPGRTGWSAYDLICDEKGVWNKDIVTVTSDSGRDKKYSVSEYRSEIVAQFGQDMYDAALASGKDLVYQTGSKTESPTGVERKWYPCNEGERGGYYNNTDFKLTLTFTLDEEKPVCDPDKEDCEEPGDKCDPATEECNETNDPGPPPIPPPDLFCSIDTQVSESNGMSSSGANMTADPNGKITESHESSQFNVLQYGIPSSEYLKVNGHSEKYLADYRYAGMTGTVTYDFKVTKDYIYRWEDVSEEDEDGKTTTTVNYEHVRKEVPIQDPYNISYWLVGHLNVYGFIEAVFKNYALPNGQVTVQNPQQPTASGTHDPSTDAHVFPQMCEGIYLGEETIDGEPAGEPSEDISGEANMGSRPPDVKNDFVEVDGNISMRDDLASLDAPRPTDVPLAPQVPVSQTSLLIDPLKVNKWQTASSITANYRSVFTINVSSGSLSVTGHSPGKINTVTVHTPVVMYARASDDKEHDQRTEPPKRATPPNPDADRHAFILDRPFSVSLPTNGQHLQVAMAPGYGNRDFAKYVREKQVKFPFDVYSETKLAFYPKDTWITVPIHIETVNFFLPVWVPEAAYTVDYRTVAINAPALLPQEHHANLNLTYRTPDEIMANHVAYDTIAVDVVGRLYDFRVTDILDFQWGPVFRTTEGLIEHTGNYYWVGDKMIDGDIRGNKAPFTLPVRHGSHPKGYPNEMKNVAVKTGYQFKFDMKSKGNLWNSNDAVRIVPSFYFVKKDGTDRRPVDVYYHSDANYFVKIGSDKDKEYREVTLNEPLRNMDKKQLADTADFTYRHPDEYGYRTLVDKTTKPTFIRNFERNYSKKKKTTGTYSWQILNWNLRTLIGPDATLVPSTSMVPPVDVKAREQQWYGEYSLPADIYVVDQGRDIAGYGVEHRLTKKSPIFLQDGYVIVNFNIETIDNGDTENPRLQYHKGPLANQWKMEGFKYNFNDPYGNNFNLIDGDVLFYHGDNSSYSDFNSNVTH
- a CDS encoding diguanylate cyclase, producing MKLFSIDIIALPLIYIPVVLLLMTALSIQLFSKTKRTNDLTLGVIFLVNASIAFFPYRWASGEALPFWSLPFHLATISVLVSVGANLYFSKALLIRQQWTYTVMLLVTVISLLFPANLAGVIVGLSLLMYGAFLLYEIREGFLKENILAISFLILGILNFIGNLLPYNGGRFLFSFFLFMLLCYEMFRFFERVVFMLRAASINSMTDGLTGLYNKAYMEKKAEQLAERQEIGIIFADIDNFKQLNDTKGHDEGDAVLIKVSSLLQEVLEESGYGCRFGGEELVGIVYNGDAEELAGRFCRQVEKKAGVTVSVGVARGKGNSHLLIKQADERMYEAKNSGKNQVIFK
- a CDS encoding S-layer homology domain-containing protein, which translates into the protein MNRKLLLATLAFTVITPAIIVPVQAGAAVKTPFKDVTTKSPYYDIIHTMREQGIVSGFEDGTFRANESISRKHAAALISRTKKLPAVKPFVKFKDVSESNPNFNDIKKLQQAGIFVADAKGNINPNQPITRAEMAKILAIAFDLKGKASKDFPDVPKNHSAYDYVSAIYANEITTGDNGLFKPNAPLTRAHYAVFMYRAMNQVNEPLDLNSMTEAELNALTNEQILSELVMFRYAHGTDVPLPAGQTDRMTFSKNMKKEFNTYFVQNGLNRTTSTTNIKSSKGVYLKNQAKILQVSLADLIAMHNQVVTTGQMITNTDDDAVKYAMYFDYEENCLYLGFLTY